From Gammaproteobacteria bacterium, a single genomic window includes:
- a CDS encoding ATP-binding protein, which yields MTPPVQEGLDSRIHSTFEWVLAKLPSGWGTRVRKATGNRFGIASQIWVGLGGGVTLTLVASVLALGLMTIVNASQRDVTGTYMPGMIAAFDVAQSSSELVRASPRLIAADTPEDLALVETDVMREEEFLRTRLGEMTGTGMQGALQDSVVVLASNLVESIDLIRESVARRLTYRARVGDLEREVLELTLGAELLLVAAIDDQDFFMATGLRELTDQPAPTSARNAPEQLDQYRGLLNYQTNQNAVSLLIQRALTQDDPGLLQTNRERVTAAMGNLQSDLDDLLPATAALLRPSFERLGDLYSAANGIYTIRTLELAELAESEEYLALNEATTNDLNALVQPLVENAEISTREAADRSATLLQIGWWTILAVNVLAVLAAVFGGWKFFGERLLVRLRHLSDVMRRMSRGELEAKLEIAGNDEVTDMAGALEVFRQHAIEVQRLNLVEALATEVQDKNAELESTLDELRRTQEQVITQEKLASLGALTAGVAHEIRNPLNFVNNFAALSVELIDELREELGMEGESGNGDGAGPLAAAGDEELTEIVDEILGDLQLNISKVKEHGDRANRIVDGMLAHSRDEAGQIESIDINLLVEEYTKLAYHGMRGTDATFNVTITRELDPEAGRVDGIARDLSRVILNIVTNACQATQMRGKAEGRGYSPTLLVSTEGRGDTVCIKVRDNGTGMPESVVRKIFDPFFTTKSGTQGTGLGLSISHEIVREHEGQLAVETEEGEFTEFTIILPRVKGK from the coding sequence ATGACTCCTCCGGTTCAGGAGGGTCTGGACTCCAGAATCCATTCCACCTTCGAGTGGGTTCTGGCAAAACTGCCGTCCGGATGGGGGACCAGGGTCCGCAAAGCCACGGGCAACCGTTTCGGGATCGCGAGTCAGATCTGGGTGGGGCTGGGTGGGGGCGTGACCCTGACTCTGGTGGCGAGCGTGCTGGCGCTGGGTCTCATGACGATCGTCAACGCGAGCCAGCGGGATGTCACCGGCACCTATATGCCGGGGATGATCGCCGCCTTCGACGTAGCGCAAAGCAGCTCGGAACTGGTGCGTGCTTCGCCCAGGCTGATCGCGGCCGATACGCCGGAAGACCTGGCGCTGGTCGAAACCGACGTGATGCGGGAGGAGGAGTTCCTGCGAACCCGCCTTGGGGAAATGACCGGGACCGGCATGCAGGGCGCGCTGCAGGATTCGGTGGTGGTGCTTGCATCCAACCTGGTGGAAAGCATCGACCTCATCCGGGAATCGGTGGCCAGGCGCCTGACCTATCGCGCCCGGGTCGGCGACCTTGAGCGCGAAGTGCTGGAGCTCACGCTGGGAGCCGAACTCCTCCTGGTCGCCGCAATCGACGATCAGGACTTCTTCATGGCAACGGGATTGCGGGAGCTCACGGACCAGCCGGCGCCGACTTCCGCCAGGAACGCGCCCGAGCAACTGGACCAATACAGAGGGCTGCTCAATTACCAAACGAATCAGAACGCGGTTTCGTTGCTCATCCAGCGAGCCCTTACCCAGGACGACCCGGGTCTCCTGCAGACCAACCGGGAGCGGGTAACGGCCGCCATGGGCAACCTCCAGAGTGACCTGGATGACCTGTTGCCCGCGACGGCGGCCCTGCTGCGGCCTTCCTTCGAGCGTCTCGGGGATCTCTATTCGGCCGCGAACGGGATATACACCATTCGCACCCTCGAGCTGGCCGAGCTGGCCGAGTCCGAGGAGTACCTGGCCCTCAACGAAGCGACCACCAACGACCTGAACGCGCTCGTTCAACCATTGGTGGAGAACGCGGAGATCTCGACCCGGGAGGCGGCGGACCGGTCGGCCACTCTCCTGCAGATCGGCTGGTGGACGATCCTTGCGGTCAACGTCCTGGCTGTGCTGGCGGCCGTCTTCGGAGGCTGGAAGTTCTTCGGTGAGCGCCTGCTGGTCCGGCTGCGCCACCTCTCCGACGTGATGCGCCGCATGTCCAGGGGCGAACTGGAAGCGAAGCTGGAGATTGCCGGCAACGACGAGGTCACCGACATGGCGGGCGCTCTCGAGGTGTTCCGCCAGCACGCCATCGAAGTTCAGCGCCTGAACCTGGTGGAGGCGCTTGCCACCGAAGTCCAGGACAAGAACGCCGAGCTTGAGAGCACGCTCGACGAGCTGCGGCGCACGCAGGAACAGGTCATCACCCAGGAGAAGCTGGCATCGCTCGGCGCACTGACGGCGGGCGTAGCCCACGAGATCCGCAACCCGCTCAACTTCGTCAACAACTTCGCGGCGCTCTCCGTCGAGTTGATCGACGAGTTGCGGGAGGAACTCGGCATGGAAGGAGAGAGCGGCAACGGTGACGGCGCGGGACCGCTCGCCGCCGCCGGCGACGAAGAGTTGACCGAAATCGTGGACGAGATCCTGGGCGACCTCCAGCTCAACATCTCCAAGGTCAAGGAGCACGGCGACCGGGCGAACCGCATCGTCGACGGCATGCTGGCCCACTCCCGCGACGAGGCCGGCCAGATCGAGTCCATCGACATCAACCTGCTGGTGGAGGAATACACCAAGCTCGCCTACCACGGGATGCGCGGCACCGACGCCACCTTCAACGTCACCATCACCCGCGAACTCGACCCCGAGGCAGGCCGCGTCGACGGCATCGCGCGCGATCTCAGCCGGGTCATCCTGAACATCGTCACCAACGCCTGTCAGGCCACCCAGATGCGCGGCAAGGCGGAAGGCCGCGGGTACTCGCCCACCCTGCTCGTGTCCACCGAGGGACGGGGCGACACCGTGTGCATCAAGGTGCGGGACAACGGCACCGGCATGCCCGAGAGCGTCGTGCGCAAGATCTTCGACCCCTTCTTCACCACCAAGTCCGGCACCCAGGGCACCGGCCTCGGGCTGTCGATCTCGCACGAGATCGTCCGCGAGCACGAAGGGCAGCTCGCCGTGGAAACCGAAGAGGGCGAATTCACGGAGTTCACCATCATCCTCCCGCGGGTGAAAGGGAAATAG
- a CDS encoding NAD(P)(+) transhydrogenase (Re/Si-specific) subunit beta, with protein MNPDTLLQLVYLLSATLFVFGLKRLGSPATARQGNRMAALAMLIAIVATLVEQEILNWQLIALGIILGSLAGAIAARTVRMTDMPQMVGIFNGLGGGASGVVAAAEFFRRGGGELGLEAGITILLSTLIGTVTLSGSFIAFGKLQRFISGAPLTFPFSRTLNALLFAAILVIGAMQVTGEATVTMYLVLTGLALVLGILLVTPIGGADMPVVISLLNSYSGLAASAAGFVLGNMILIISGALVGAAGLILTNLMCKAMNRSLANVAFGAFGAADSTGGRITPGEGKSVRDVDAEQAAMVLAYAQSVIVVPGYGLAVAQAQHDIRKLSDLLQERGVTVKFAIHPVAGRMPGHMNVLLAEADVPYTQLFDLDEINDEFSTTDVALIVGANDVVNPDARDPSSVIAGMPILDVDRARNVIVMKRSLSPGFAGIDNPLFYLDRTMMFFGDAKGSMVDLVRETKEV; from the coding sequence GTGAACCCCGATACCCTGCTGCAACTCGTCTACCTTCTTTCCGCGACCCTCTTCGTGTTCGGGCTCAAGCGGCTGGGCTCGCCCGCCACTGCCCGGCAGGGCAACCGCATGGCCGCACTCGCCATGCTCATCGCCATCGTCGCGACCCTGGTCGAGCAGGAGATCCTGAACTGGCAGCTCATCGCCCTCGGGATCATCCTGGGATCGCTCGCGGGTGCAATCGCGGCGCGCACGGTCAGGATGACCGACATGCCGCAAATGGTGGGGATCTTCAACGGGCTCGGCGGCGGGGCCTCCGGAGTCGTGGCGGCGGCCGAGTTCTTCCGGCGGGGCGGCGGGGAGCTCGGCCTGGAGGCGGGGATCACCATTCTCCTGTCGACCCTGATCGGGACGGTAACGCTCTCGGGCAGCTTCATCGCCTTCGGCAAGCTGCAGCGCTTCATCTCAGGGGCGCCGCTCACGTTTCCCTTCTCCAGAACCCTGAACGCCCTGCTCTTCGCGGCGATTCTGGTCATCGGCGCGATGCAGGTGACGGGCGAAGCTACGGTCACGATGTATCTGGTCCTGACCGGGCTCGCCCTCGTGCTGGGGATCCTGCTGGTCACCCCCATCGGCGGGGCCGACATGCCGGTCGTGATCTCGCTCCTGAACTCGTACTCGGGGCTGGCGGCGTCGGCGGCCGGATTCGTGCTCGGCAACATGATCCTGATCATCTCGGGGGCGCTGGTGGGCGCCGCCGGGCTGATCCTCACCAACCTCATGTGCAAGGCGATGAACCGGTCGCTGGCCAACGTCGCCTTCGGCGCCTTCGGCGCGGCCGATTCGACCGGCGGCAGAATCACTCCCGGAGAAGGGAAGAGCGTACGGGACGTGGACGCCGAACAGGCAGCCATGGTGCTCGCGTACGCCCAGTCGGTGATCGTGGTCCCCGGCTACGGCCTCGCGGTGGCCCAGGCGCAGCACGACATCCGCAAGCTCTCGGACCTGCTTCAGGAACGCGGCGTCACCGTCAAGTTCGCCATTCATCCGGTGGCGGGGCGCATGCCCGGGCACATGAACGTGCTGCTTGCGGAAGCCGACGTGCCCTACACCCAGCTCTTCGACCTGGACGAGATCAACGACGAATTCAGCACCACCGACGTGGCCCTGATCGTGGGAGCCAACGACGTGGTGAATCCCGACGCGCGCGATCCCTCCTCCGTGATCGCCGGCATGCCCATCCTCGACGTCGATCGGGCGCGCAACGTCATCGTCATGAAGAGGAGCCTCAGCCCGGGCTTCGCCGGGATCGACAACCCGCTCTTCTATCTCGACCGCACGATGATGTTCTTCGGTGATGCCAAGGGTTCGATGGTGGACCTGGTGCGCGAGACCAAGGAGGTCTGA
- a CDS encoding Re/Si-specific NAD(P)(+) transhydrogenase subunit alpha: MRVCVLRESRAGERRVALVPAEVAALAKVGVEVAVESGAGEEASFLDDAFREAGASVCESAAQALEGSDVVVKINPPSTGANGSADEVAALPEGIVLISFVSPVANLELVRRLAEARVTTLAMDQVPRITRAQKMDALSSQATVAGYRASLLAATHLGKFLPMFMTAAGTIPPGKVLILGAGVAGLQAIATARRLGAVVEAFDIRPAVKEQVQSLGAKFLEAELDESAEDEGGYARALSEEKHQQELELIGGRLPDMDAVITTANIPGARAPVLITSAMVATMRPGSVIIDLAGESGGNCELSEHGKVVVHDGVIIAAPDNLPSELPTHASQMYARNVTSFLQDIVEDGELKLDFDDEVVSGSCVTHDGEVVHARALERMSS, encoded by the coding sequence ATGAGGGTTTGCGTACTGCGGGAGAGCCGCGCGGGAGAGCGCCGGGTGGCGCTGGTTCCCGCTGAAGTGGCCGCGTTGGCGAAGGTGGGCGTCGAGGTCGCGGTGGAGTCCGGGGCGGGGGAAGAGGCCTCCTTCCTCGACGATGCCTTCCGTGAGGCGGGCGCGTCGGTGTGCGAGAGTGCCGCCCAGGCGCTCGAAGGCAGCGACGTGGTCGTGAAGATCAACCCGCCTTCCACCGGCGCCAACGGAAGCGCCGACGAAGTCGCCGCCCTCCCCGAAGGCATCGTGCTCATCTCGTTCGTCTCGCCGGTAGCGAACCTGGAGCTCGTACGCCGGCTGGCGGAAGCCCGCGTTACGACGCTGGCCATGGACCAGGTGCCCCGCATCACCCGGGCCCAGAAGATGGATGCCCTCTCGTCGCAGGCCACGGTGGCCGGCTATCGCGCTTCGCTGCTCGCGGCGACCCACCTGGGCAAGTTCCTGCCCATGTTCATGACCGCGGCGGGCACCATACCCCCCGGCAAGGTCCTGATTCTCGGCGCCGGCGTGGCCGGCCTTCAGGCAATCGCGACCGCTCGCCGTCTGGGCGCCGTGGTCGAAGCCTTCGACATCCGCCCCGCGGTAAAGGAACAGGTCCAGAGCCTGGGCGCCAAGTTCCTGGAGGCCGAGCTGGACGAGTCGGCCGAGGACGAGGGCGGCTACGCACGCGCGCTGTCGGAGGAAAAGCACCAGCAGGAGCTCGAGCTGATCGGCGGCCGGCTGCCGGACATGGACGCGGTCATCACCACCGCCAACATCCCCGGTGCGCGGGCGCCGGTGCTCATCACCTCGGCCATGGTTGCGACCATGCGTCCCGGATCGGTCATCATCGATCTCGCGGGCGAATCCGGCGGAAACTGCGAGTTGAGCGAGCACGGAAAGGTGGTGGTCCACGACGGGGTGATCATCGCCGCCCCGGACAACCTTCCCAGCGAACTGCCCACGCACGCCAGCCAGATGTACGCGCGCAACGTCACCTCCTTTCTCCAGGACATCGTCGAGGACGGGGAACTCAAGCTCGACTTCGACGACGAGGTGGTCTCCGGTTCGTGCGTGACGCACGACGGCGAGGTCGTGCACGCCCGCGCTCTGGAGCGTATGTCGAGTTGA
- a CDS encoding pyridoxal-dependent decarboxylase: MRSSEAGLPALPVAELGDMPPEEFLVQGGRILEWISEYLGSAGRYPVLARVRPGEVRASLAPSPPREGESLDDILRDFEERVVPGLTHWNHPGFLAYFANTASSPAILAELLAAAVNANAMIWRTSPAATELEGLTADWLRQLLGLPDGFAGFVNDTASHNSLYALAAARAQAFPEAGEQGLHSLPAGRIYASEHVHSSIDKAVVTLGLGRRGVRHLPADDGYRMKPEALRAAIAEDLAAGVRPVAVVAVAGTTSTASIDPMPEIARICEEHGIWLHVDAAYAGVAAIVEELRPLLAGWERADSIVLNAHKWLFTPMDCALLYCRRPEALADAFSLVPPYLRTPEADEARDLMNYGVALGRSFRALKLWFVLRYFGGHGLADRLREHCRLARRFAGWVQASDRWQLMSSTLLSLVVFRYRDPEMGRDRNNQANERILDAVNASGDVFLSHTVLDGRYVLRLSVGNLRTRREHVELAWRRLELEAARLK; this comes from the coding sequence TCCTGGTCCAGGGCGGGCGCATCCTGGAATGGATCTCGGAGTACCTTGGCTCCGCGGGACGATATCCCGTTCTGGCCCGCGTGCGGCCGGGGGAGGTGCGTGCCTCGCTGGCGCCTTCTCCTCCGCGGGAGGGCGAGTCCCTGGACGACATCCTGCGTGACTTCGAGGAACGGGTGGTTCCGGGCCTCACGCACTGGAATCATCCGGGCTTCCTGGCGTACTTCGCAAATACGGCTTCCTCCCCGGCCATTCTCGCCGAATTGCTGGCCGCGGCGGTCAACGCGAACGCGATGATCTGGAGGACGTCTCCCGCTGCGACCGAGCTGGAAGGCCTGACGGCAGACTGGCTCCGGCAGCTCCTCGGCCTGCCGGACGGCTTCGCCGGATTCGTCAACGACACGGCTTCGCACAACTCCCTGTACGCGCTCGCCGCCGCTCGTGCCCAGGCGTTTCCGGAAGCGGGCGAGCAGGGGCTTCATTCACTGCCGGCGGGGCGGATCTACGCCTCGGAACACGTCCACTCCTCCATCGACAAGGCCGTCGTTACCCTCGGGCTGGGCCGCCGGGGCGTGCGCCACCTCCCCGCCGACGACGGCTATCGCATGAAGCCGGAAGCCCTGCGCGCCGCGATCGCGGAAGACCTGGCCGCCGGGGTGCGTCCGGTGGCGGTGGTGGCCGTCGCCGGGACGACTTCGACGGCGAGCATCGATCCCATGCCGGAGATCGCCCGCATCTGCGAGGAGCACGGGATCTGGCTGCACGTCGACGCCGCGTACGCGGGCGTGGCGGCGATCGTCGAGGAACTCCGCCCGCTGCTGGCCGGGTGGGAGCGCGCCGACTCCATCGTGCTCAATGCGCACAAGTGGCTCTTCACGCCCATGGACTGCGCGCTCCTCTATTGCCGGCGTCCGGAGGCTCTCGCCGACGCGTTCTCCCTGGTCCCGCCCTACCTGCGCACCCCCGAAGCGGACGAGGCGCGTGACCTGATGAACTACGGCGTGGCGCTCGGCCGCAGCTTTCGCGCGCTCAAGCTCTGGTTCGTGCTGCGCTACTTCGGCGGCCACGGGCTTGCGGACCGGCTTCGCGAACATTGTCGCCTGGCGCGCCGGTTCGCAGGGTGGGTGCAGGCTTCGGACCGGTGGCAACTGATGAGTTCGACGTTGCTGAGCCTGGTCGTCTTTCGATACCGCGATCCGGAGATGGGACGTGATCGGAACAACCAGGCCAACGAGCGCATCCTCGACGCGGTCAACGCCTCCGGAGACGTCTTCCTGTCGCATACGGTCCTCGATGGGCGCTACGTTCTCCGCCTTTCCGTCGGCAACCTGCGCACCCGGCGCGAGCATGTGGAACTGGCGTGGCGCAGGCTCGAACTGGAGGCGGCGCGGTTGAAATAG
- a CDS encoding NAD(P) transhydrogenase subunit alpha has product MGELMIGLYVFVLAVMVGFEVITKVPPTLHTPLMSGANAISGIAVIGALVVAAQAGETTGQVLGVVAIVMAMVNVVGGFMVTDRMLEMFKPGRKK; this is encoded by the coding sequence ATGGGTGAGTTGATGATCGGTCTCTATGTGTTCGTTCTGGCCGTGATGGTCGGATTCGAAGTCATCACCAAGGTGCCCCCGACGCTGCACACGCCGCTCATGTCGGGAGCCAACGCGATCTCCGGCATCGCCGTCATCGGCGCACTGGTGGTGGCCGCCCAGGCAGGCGAAACCACCGGGCAGGTGCTCGGCGTGGTGGCGATCGTCATGGCGATGGTCAACGTGGTCGGCGGCTTCATGGTCACCGACCGCATGCTCGAGATGTTCAAGCCCGGCCGGAAGAAGTAG
- a CDS encoding YifB family Mg chelatase-like AAA ATPase: MFTQVRSAALSGVDSFPVSVEASLTSGLPSFSIVGLPAGAVREGRERVTAALASVGFPVPHRRVTINLAPADVPKTGSAFDLPIAIALLIVGGHLRAEEADGLVFVGELGLDGELRPVRGALSIANGCRGMQGLMLPSANAREAAVAGAVEVIGASCLPEVIRHLTGSGPISPATVDGVALLGGSAGDAPDLADVRGQAHAKRALVVAAAGGHNLLLTGPPGAGKTMLARRLPGILPPLELQEAVEATKVHSVAGRLPPGEALVTRRPFRAPHHTISDAGLVGGGRVPRPGEVSLAHQGVLFLDELPEFRRNVLEALRQPLEDEAVTISRASQAVTYPCRFTLVAAMNPCPCGFHGDGSGRCSCTEATIRRYRNRVSGPLLDRVDLHVHIPAVPIEELHGRTAGMTSLESRAQVAGALRRQQQRRSRNGTALFNGRLGSREMRRWCLPGSEGRRLLRGAVRNLGLSARGHHRILRVARTIADLCGSERVGASHVGEAIQYRSRVPISLSPAGG; this comes from the coding sequence ATGTTCACTCAGGTCCGTTCGGCCGCCCTGAGCGGAGTCGACAGCTTTCCGGTCAGCGTCGAGGCGAGCCTCACGTCCGGCCTCCCGTCGTTTTCGATCGTCGGTCTGCCGGCAGGCGCTGTGCGCGAAGGCCGCGAGCGGGTGACCGCCGCGCTCGCCAGCGTGGGATTCCCGGTCCCGCATCGCCGGGTCACCATCAACCTGGCGCCGGCCGACGTGCCCAAGACCGGCAGCGCCTTCGACCTCCCCATCGCGATCGCGCTTCTGATCGTCGGCGGCCACCTGCGGGCGGAGGAAGCCGACGGCCTTGTGTTCGTCGGCGAACTAGGGCTCGACGGCGAGTTGCGCCCGGTGCGCGGAGCGCTGTCCATCGCAAACGGCTGCCGCGGGATGCAGGGCCTGATGCTTCCTTCCGCGAACGCGCGCGAGGCCGCGGTGGCGGGGGCGGTGGAGGTGATCGGGGCGTCGTGTCTGCCGGAGGTGATCCGGCATCTGACCGGGAGCGGCCCGATCAGCCCGGCCACCGTGGACGGCGTCGCTCTTCTGGGCGGTAGCGCCGGGGACGCGCCGGACCTGGCCGACGTCCGGGGTCAGGCCCACGCCAAGCGCGCGCTTGTGGTGGCGGCCGCGGGAGGGCACAATCTGTTGCTGACCGGGCCGCCCGGAGCGGGCAAGACCATGCTCGCGCGGCGCCTGCCGGGAATCCTCCCGCCCCTCGAGCTGCAGGAGGCGGTGGAGGCGACGAAGGTGCATTCCGTGGCCGGACGCCTGCCCCCCGGAGAGGCGCTTGTGACGCGCCGCCCGTTCCGTGCCCCCCACCACACCATCAGCGACGCGGGGCTGGTCGGCGGCGGCCGCGTGCCGCGACCCGGCGAAGTCAGCCTCGCGCATCAGGGGGTTCTCTTTCTCGACGAGCTTCCGGAGTTCCGCCGGAACGTGCTCGAAGCCCTGCGGCAACCGCTGGAGGACGAAGCCGTTACGATCTCGCGCGCCAGTCAGGCGGTCACCTATCCCTGCCGCTTCACCCTGGTCGCCGCGATGAACCCCTGTCCGTGCGGGTTCCACGGTGATGGATCGGGACGCTGCTCCTGCACCGAGGCCACCATCCGCCGCTATCGCAACCGGGTGTCCGGGCCGTTGCTGGATCGCGTCGACCTCCATGTGCACATCCCGGCCGTGCCGATCGAGGAACTCCATGGGCGCACCGCCGGGATGACGAGCCTTGAGTCACGTGCGCAGGTCGCGGGCGCCCTGCGCCGGCAACAACAGCGCAGAAGCCGGAACGGGACCGCTCTCTTCAACGGTCGCCTCGGATCCAGGGAGATGCGACGCTGGTGCCTGCCGGGGTCGGAAGGTCGCCGGCTGCTGCGCGGTGCCGTGCGTAATCTGGGTCTCTCGGCACGCGGCCATCACCGGATTCTGCGCGTGGCTCGCACCATCGCCGACCTGTGCGGGAGCGAGCGCGTAGGTGCTTCACACGTCGGGGAGGCCATCCAGTACCGAAGCCGGGTGCCTATTTCCCTTTCACCCGCGGGAGGATGA